One Fundulus heteroclitus isolate FHET01 unplaced genomic scaffold, MU-UCD_Fhet_4.1 scaffold_82, whole genome shotgun sequence DNA segment encodes these proteins:
- the exosc2 gene encoding exosome complex component RRP4 produces the protein MAVDMRLPTVIKAMSLSVPAADRKDMVVPGDVITSDTGFMRGHGTYVDEDKLTASVAGEVQRVDKLICVRPLKTRFNGEVGDVVVGRITEVQQKRWKVETNSRLDSVLLLSSVNLPGGELRRRSAEDELTMREYLQEGDLISAEVQSVFSDGALSLHTRSLKYGKLGQGVLVQLSPSLIKRQKTHFHNLPCGASIILGNNGFVWLYPTPGQQEEEAGGFYTSLEPVSLSDREVISRLRNCLLALAAHKVLLYDTSVLYCYESSLQHQVKDILKPEVMEEIVMLTQQKLLEQEG, from the exons ATGGCCGTAGACATGAGATTACCGACCGTTATAAAAGCGATGTCTCTATCCGTTCCTGCCGCTGACCGGAAAGATATGGTTGTCCCCGGAGATGTTATCACTTCAGACACTGGGTTCATGAG GGGTCATGGCACATATGTCGACGAAGACAAGCTGACAGCATCAGTTGCCGGAGAGGTGCAGAGGGTGGACAAACTTATCTGTGTCAGACCGCTTAAGACCAG ATTTAACGGTGAAGTCGGAGATGTTGTCGTTGGCAGAATTACAGAG GTTCAACAGAAGCGTTGGAAGGTGGAGACTAACTCTAGGTTAGATTCTGTCCTCTTGTTGTCATCCGTCAACCTGCCTGGAGGAGAACTG AGGAGAAGGTCGGCAGAAGATGAGCTCACCATGAGAGAATACCTTCAAGAGGGCGATCTCATCAGT GCAGAGGTGCAGTCTGTCTTCTCAGATGGAGCCCTGTCACTTCACACTCGCAGTTTAAAGTATGGAAAA TTGGGTCAAGGAGTGCTGGTGCAGCTCTCCCCTTCTCTGATCAAGaggcagaaaacacatttccatAACCTGCCCTGCGGTGCATCCATCATCTTAGGGAACAACGGCTTTGTGTGGTTGTATCCCACGCCGGGACAACAAGAGGAGGAAGCTGGGGGCTTCTACACCAGTCTGGAG CCTGTAAGCCTGTCAGATCGAGAGGTGATTTCACGGTTGAGAAACTGCCTGCTGGCCTTGGCGGCGCATAAAGTGCTGTTGTATGACACAAGCGTACTCTATTGCTACGAGTCGTCTCTCCAGCACCAG GTAAAGGACATCTTGAAGCCAGAAGTGATGGAGGAGATTGTAATGTTGACACAACAGAAGCTGTTGGAACAGGAAGGTTAA